A region of Micromonospora chokoriensis DNA encodes the following proteins:
- a CDS encoding polysaccharide biosynthesis protein has protein sequence MTETTAGSGPGRLGAAGAAVAVAAMVTNGLAYLLPMVGARHLAAEELSVLATVLALVAIAGVAGVGLQMAVAVHRARRPGASTTRVTVVTAAVAAGAVVVATPLMVTALRLSVTVVALVAATTFAVVLAGRWLGELQGGQRFLRLAWAMVAFAVGRYAGMIVTLALGAGVVDTLLAGLVTAYLVLPVLAWIARPAAAAGGGPVSVGTALRVRQVLSAGTAALAMLVVSYADLIFARQLLSPADSGAYSVGTVLTKGALWAPQVITVLALPRLAVGDRRLRTTMLAIIGACGAVLVVASALAGGFAFRLAGGEDYAQLGGYAPFFAATGALYALVFAVVNAKIAAGARWPSAPLWVAAGVLAVLTMLVAPRTFQGIMWCALAVAAVTALVMVCTPTRRDVSHRPSSTSSAEHQIVG, from the coding sequence ATGACAGAGACGACGGCCGGTTCCGGTCCGGGCCGGCTGGGAGCGGCCGGCGCGGCGGTGGCGGTCGCCGCGATGGTGACGAACGGCCTGGCCTACCTGCTTCCCATGGTCGGTGCCCGCCACCTTGCGGCCGAGGAGCTGAGCGTGCTGGCCACGGTGCTGGCTCTCGTCGCGATAGCCGGTGTGGCGGGCGTGGGGCTGCAGATGGCGGTCGCCGTCCATCGTGCCCGCCGGCCCGGCGCGTCGACCACGCGCGTCACAGTCGTCACGGCCGCGGTCGCCGCCGGTGCCGTCGTCGTGGCCACACCGCTGATGGTGACCGCCCTCCGGCTGTCGGTGACGGTCGTGGCACTGGTGGCCGCCACGACCTTCGCGGTCGTCCTGGCCGGCCGGTGGCTCGGTGAGCTACAGGGCGGGCAACGGTTCCTCCGCCTCGCCTGGGCAATGGTCGCGTTCGCCGTCGGCCGGTACGCCGGCATGATCGTCACGCTGGCCCTCGGTGCCGGTGTCGTGGACACGCTGCTCGCCGGCCTGGTGACCGCGTACCTCGTCCTGCCGGTCCTGGCCTGGATCGCCCGCCCGGCTGCAGCGGCCGGAGGCGGCCCGGTGAGCGTCGGGACCGCCCTGCGGGTCCGGCAGGTCCTGAGCGCCGGGACCGCCGCGCTGGCGATGCTCGTGGTGTCGTACGCCGACCTGATCTTCGCCCGCCAACTGCTGTCGCCCGCGGACTCCGGCGCGTACTCCGTCGGGACTGTGCTCACCAAGGGCGCACTCTGGGCACCTCAGGTGATCACGGTGTTGGCGCTGCCCCGCCTCGCCGTCGGTGACCGCCGCCTGCGTACCACCATGCTCGCGATCATCGGTGCCTGCGGCGCCGTGCTCGTCGTCGCCTCGGCCCTGGCCGGCGGTTTCGCGTTCCGCCTGGCCGGCGGCGAGGACTACGCGCAACTGGGCGGGTACGCCCCGTTCTTCGCTGCCACCGGAGCGCTCTACGCGCTGGTCTTCGCGGTGGTCAACGCGAAGATCGCGGCCGGCGCGCGGTGGCCCTCCGCGCCGCTGTGGGTGGCCGCCGGTGTGCTGGCCGTCCTGACGATGCTCGTCGCGCCCCGGACGTTCCAGGGGATCATGTGGTGCGCCCTCGCCGTCGCCGCGGTGACCGCGCTGGTGATGGTCTGCACGCCGACGCGGCGGGACGTGTCGCACCGGCCCTCGTCGACGAGCTCCGCCGAACACCAGATCGTCGGCTGA